The Nocardia arthritidis genome has a window encoding:
- the gatB gene encoding Asp-tRNA(Asn)/Glu-tRNA(Gln) amidotransferase subunit GatB, producing MSAPTVELMDYADVVSRFEPVLGLEVHVELSTATKMFCGCPTEFGAEPNTQVCPVCLGLPGSLPVVNQQAVESAIRIGLALNCSIAPWGRFARKNYFYPDQPKNYQISQYDEPIASNGHLDVVLDDGSTFRVEIERAHMEEDTGKSVHVGGATGRIHGASHSLLDYNRAGVPLIEIVTKPITGAGERAPEVARAYVTALRDLLRALAVSDVKMEQGSLRCDANVSLMPKDATEFGTRTETKNVNSLKSVEVAVRFEMRRQAAVLADGGTIIMETRHFHEADGTTSAGRLKESAEDYRYFPEPDLEPVAPPADWVEELRGTIPEYPWLRRARLQSEWGWADEVMRDVVNAGALELIIATADAGAPADDARSWWVAYLTEKAKEREVSLEDLPITPAQVAAVIKLVEAKTINSKVAKQVVDLVLAGEGEPAAIVEAKGLGMVSDEGALQAEVEKALAANPDIAEKIRSGKVQAAGKIVGDVMKATRGQADAARVRELVIAACS from the coding sequence ATGAGCGCACCTACGGTCGAGTTGATGGATTATGCCGACGTTGTCTCCCGGTTCGAGCCGGTGCTCGGCTTGGAGGTTCACGTCGAGCTGTCCACCGCGACCAAGATGTTCTGCGGTTGCCCGACCGAATTCGGCGCGGAGCCGAATACCCAGGTGTGCCCGGTATGCCTCGGCCTGCCCGGTTCGCTGCCGGTGGTGAACCAGCAGGCGGTGGAGTCGGCGATCCGGATCGGCCTGGCGCTGAACTGTTCCATCGCACCGTGGGGCCGGTTCGCGCGCAAGAACTACTTCTACCCCGACCAGCCGAAGAACTACCAGATCAGCCAGTACGACGAGCCGATCGCCAGCAACGGCCACCTCGATGTGGTGCTCGATGACGGCAGCACCTTCCGGGTGGAGATCGAGCGCGCGCACATGGAGGAGGACACCGGTAAGTCGGTGCATGTCGGCGGCGCGACCGGCCGCATCCACGGCGCCAGCCACTCGCTGCTCGACTACAACCGGGCCGGGGTGCCGCTCATCGAGATCGTCACCAAGCCGATCACCGGTGCGGGCGAGCGCGCCCCCGAGGTGGCCCGCGCATATGTCACCGCGCTGCGTGATCTGCTGCGGGCGCTCGCCGTCTCCGACGTGAAAATGGAGCAGGGCTCGCTGCGCTGCGACGCCAACGTTTCGCTGATGCCCAAGGACGCAACGGAATTCGGCACCCGCACGGAGACCAAGAACGTCAACTCGCTCAAGAGCGTCGAGGTCGCGGTGCGGTTCGAGATGCGCCGCCAGGCCGCGGTGCTCGCCGACGGCGGCACCATCATCATGGAGACCAGGCACTTCCACGAGGCCGACGGCACTACCTCGGCGGGCCGCCTCAAGGAGTCCGCCGAGGACTACCGCTACTTCCCCGAGCCGGATCTGGAACCCGTTGCGCCGCCGGCGGATTGGGTCGAGGAGTTGCGCGGCACCATCCCGGAGTACCCGTGGCTGCGCCGCGCCCGCCTGCAGTCCGAATGGGGCTGGGCCGACGAGGTGATGCGCGATGTGGTGAACGCGGGCGCGCTGGAGTTGATCATCGCCACCGCCGATGCCGGCGCACCCGCCGACGACGCGCGCTCCTGGTGGGTCGCCTACCTGACCGAAAAGGCGAAGGAGCGTGAGGTTTCCCTGGAGGACCTGCCGATCACGCCCGCACAGGTCGCCGCGGTGATCAAGCTGGTCGAGGCCAAGACCATCAACTCGAAGGTCGCCAAGCAGGTGGTCGATCTGGTGCTGGCGGGCGAGGGCGAACCGGCCGCCATCGTGGAGGCGAAGGGCCTCGGCATGGTCAGCGACGAGGGCGCGCTGCAGGCCGAGGTGGAAAAGGCGCTGGCCGCGAACCCGGATATCGCCGAGAAGATCCGCTCCGGCAAGGTGCAGGCCGCGGGCAAGATCGTCGGTGACGTGATGAAGGCGACCCGTGGTCAGGCCGACGCCGCCCGGGTTCGCGAACTCGTCATCGCGGCCTGCAGCTGA
- a CDS encoding alpha/beta hydrolase family protein — protein sequence MRAGRLIALALFVIAAMVVGTACSKSEPGKSPSVLGDWHGSIRLPDKPLQVGVSFLDAGKATIDIPAQGVKDLALKDVQTQPDRVRFAIPDVPGDPKFDGKLDGDKITGTFHQGTQEFPLELEHGKLAPPARPQEPKPPFPYKSDDVTYRSGDLTIAGTLTEPNGSGPFPAVLLVVGSGPNTRDEEIFGHKPFLLLADTFTRAGYAVLRTDQRGVGGTGGKLDDANYNDLADDILAGVRFLKSRPEIDGARVGLMGHSQGGYTAPLAAARPDSGVAFVISMAGPSVLGGDVLVEQTKLIGAAEGTPADQIDTEVRYNTELTRLLRAGDIEGAKAYTKKMNGELHHGRIPDDKAADQITPYLAALVSYDPAPALEALRVPVLAFYGGKDLQVSAAQNEQPMRDHLRADPDATVHTFPGLNHLMQPTQTGKPSEYVDIETTIAPEVLTYVTDWLKQRFPTK from the coding sequence ATGCGCGCCGGTCGACTGATTGCGTTGGCTCTTTTCGTAATTGCCGCGATGGTGGTGGGTACCGCCTGCTCGAAGTCCGAGCCGGGCAAATCGCCGTCCGTACTCGGCGACTGGCACGGGTCCATCCGGTTGCCGGACAAACCGCTCCAGGTCGGCGTGAGCTTTCTGGACGCGGGCAAGGCCACCATCGATATCCCCGCGCAGGGCGTAAAAGATCTGGCCTTGAAAGACGTTCAGACGCAACCGGATCGGGTGCGGTTCGCAATTCCGGACGTGCCGGGCGATCCGAAGTTCGACGGCAAGCTGGACGGCGACAAGATCACCGGCACCTTCCATCAGGGCACACAGGAATTCCCGCTCGAGCTCGAGCACGGCAAACTCGCGCCACCGGCTCGTCCGCAGGAACCGAAGCCGCCGTTCCCATACAAATCCGACGACGTCACCTACCGCAGCGGGGATCTCACCATCGCGGGCACCCTCACCGAACCGAACGGGAGCGGACCGTTCCCCGCGGTGCTGCTCGTCGTCGGCAGCGGTCCGAACACTCGCGACGAAGAAATATTCGGGCACAAGCCCTTCCTGCTGCTGGCCGATACGTTCACCCGGGCCGGCTACGCAGTCTTGCGCACCGATCAGCGCGGCGTCGGCGGCACCGGCGGCAAACTCGACGACGCCAACTACAACGATCTCGCCGACGATATCCTCGCCGGTGTTCGTTTCCTGAAGTCCCGGCCCGAGATCGACGGGGCCCGAGTCGGTTTGATGGGGCACAGCCAGGGCGGATACACCGCGCCGCTGGCAGCGGCGCGCCCGGACAGCGGGGTCGCGTTCGTCATCTCGATGGCGGGTCCGTCGGTGCTCGGCGGGGATGTGCTGGTCGAACAGACCAAGCTGATCGGCGCCGCCGAGGGCACGCCCGCCGATCAGATCGACACCGAGGTGCGGTACAACACCGAACTGACCAGGCTGCTGCGCGCGGGTGATATCGAGGGTGCGAAGGCGTACACCAAGAAGATGAACGGCGAACTGCACCACGGCCGGATACCCGATGACAAGGCGGCCGATCAGATCACGCCCTATCTGGCGGCCCTCGTCAGCTACGACCCGGCCCCGGCGCTGGAGGCGCTGCGCGTTCCGGTGCTCGCGTTCTACGGCGGCAAGGATCTCCAGGTGTCGGCCGCCCAGAACGAACAGCCGATGCGCGATCATCTGCGCGCCGATCCGGACGCGACCGTGCACACCTTCCCAGGTCTCAACCATCTGATGCAGCCCACGCAAACCGGGAAGCCCAGCGAATATGTCGATATCGAGACCACCATCGCGCCCGAGGTGCTGACCTACGTCACCGATTGGCTGAAGCAGCGGTTCCCGACCAAGTAG
- a CDS encoding ATP-dependent 6-phosphofructokinase: protein MRIGVLTGGGDCPGLNAVIRAVVRTANGRYGDAVVGFQDGWRGLLEDRKINILNDDRTDRLLNKGGTMLGTARTNPDVLRAGLGKIKRTLDDNGIEALIPIGGEGTLTAASWLSDEGVPVVGVPKTIDNDIDCTDVTFGHDTALTIATEAIDRLHTTAESHQRVMLVEVMGRHAGWIAIHSGIAAGAHLTLVPEVPFDVDEVCQMIKRRFQRGDKHFICVVAEGSHPAPDTGFALREGGIDEFGHERFTGVAQQLGAEIERRIGKEVRTTVLGHVQRGGSPTPYDRVLATRFGLHAAEAVHAGQFGQMVALRGTAIDLVPLSEATKQLKRVPEDRYREAEAFFG from the coding sequence ATGCGCATCGGAGTCTTGACCGGAGGCGGAGACTGCCCAGGCCTGAACGCGGTGATCCGTGCCGTCGTTCGCACCGCGAACGGACGCTACGGCGATGCCGTCGTCGGCTTCCAGGACGGCTGGCGCGGCCTACTGGAGGATCGAAAGATCAATATCCTCAACGACGACCGCACCGACCGGCTGCTCAACAAGGGCGGCACCATGCTCGGCACCGCGCGCACCAACCCGGACGTGCTGCGCGCCGGACTCGGCAAGATCAAGCGGACCCTCGACGACAACGGTATCGAGGCGCTCATCCCGATCGGCGGCGAAGGCACCCTCACCGCGGCGAGCTGGCTGTCCGACGAGGGTGTGCCCGTGGTCGGCGTGCCGAAGACCATCGACAACGACATCGATTGCACCGACGTCACATTCGGCCACGACACCGCGCTCACCATCGCCACCGAGGCGATCGACCGGCTGCACACCACCGCGGAATCGCATCAGCGCGTCATGCTCGTCGAGGTGATGGGCAGGCATGCGGGCTGGATCGCCATCCACTCCGGCATCGCCGCGGGCGCGCACCTGACGTTGGTGCCGGAGGTCCCGTTCGATGTCGACGAGGTGTGCCAGATGATCAAGCGGCGCTTCCAGCGCGGCGACAAGCATTTCATCTGCGTGGTCGCCGAGGGTTCGCATCCCGCGCCGGACACCGGATTCGCGCTGCGCGAGGGCGGTATCGACGAATTCGGCCACGAGCGGTTCACCGGTGTCGCGCAACAGCTCGGCGCGGAGATCGAGCGGCGCATCGGCAAGGAGGTGCGCACCACCGTGCTCGGCCATGTGCAGCGCGGCGGCAGCCCGACCCCGTACGACCGGGTGCTGGCCACCCGCTTCGGTCTGCACGCCGCCGAGGCGGTGCACGCCGGACAGTTCGGGCAGATGGTGGCGCTGCGCGGCACCGCGATCGATCTGGTTCCGCTGTCCGAGGCCACCAAGCAGCTCAAGCGGGTGCCGGAGGACCGGTACCGGGAGGCCGAGGCGTTCTTCGGCTGA
- a CDS encoding serine/threonine-protein kinase, translating to METRIGTRFGPYELRSLLGKGGMGEVYEAYDTVKDRIVAVKLLSPDLAADPRFQERFRRESQAAARLAEPHVIPIHDWGVIEGTLYIDMRLVRGEDLKSVLREQGPLPAARAVHIVEQIAAALDAAHAEGLVHRDVKPANILVTATDFAYLADFGIARSASDPSVTGTGVAIGSYSYIAPERFDAGPVTGTADVYSLTCVLYESLTGAQPFPSDGMSMLIRAHLSQPPPRPSRRNPRVPTALDEVIARGMAKAPAGRYPTAGELAAAARSAIDTPPAAPTVRTRPAVPAPPTAKFLDLGAAHRAGSVSHPEPARPQRISGPQPMPPRPGLDRTPQPSRPVPRPGQPGYGQPGRQRPNQPVRNDPTPPGPARPSATEMSWPAIRVEPVRAEPRAAQGNRPGQAGDPNRSAAQSNRSEPPGNSAVAQPNSHAAQQNAAQQNQSGQRPNSAAAQANRSEPFGDGAAPPNQTAAPSNSTTREATGPQPVRPKRRVLKTLIGLIVIAALVAAGVVGWLRLRPAQTPTPPAEPTHVVQLPANAQPCAKLYPQPGRFASSAVGTTVTSCPFAEEVRKAFNATGVTTGSVTVTAHSPAKDQDYQMICTMGGDLVTCSGGENAIVYLY from the coding sequence GTGGAAACGCGGATCGGGACCCGGTTCGGTCCCTACGAACTGCGCTCGTTGCTGGGCAAAGGCGGGATGGGCGAGGTTTACGAGGCCTACGACACGGTGAAGGACCGGATCGTCGCGGTGAAGCTGCTTTCCCCCGATCTGGCCGCCGATCCCCGCTTCCAGGAGCGGTTCCGCCGCGAATCGCAGGCGGCGGCCCGGCTGGCCGAACCGCACGTCATCCCGATCCACGACTGGGGCGTCATCGAGGGCACGCTCTACATCGATATGCGCCTGGTGCGCGGCGAGGACCTGAAATCGGTGCTGCGCGAGCAGGGTCCGCTGCCCGCTGCCCGCGCCGTGCACATCGTGGAACAGATCGCGGCCGCGCTGGACGCGGCACATGCCGAGGGGCTGGTGCACCGCGACGTCAAACCGGCCAATATTCTGGTCACCGCAACGGATTTCGCTTACCTGGCCGATTTCGGCATCGCGCGCTCGGCCAGCGATCCGAGCGTCACCGGGACCGGTGTCGCCATCGGCTCCTACAGCTATATCGCGCCGGAGCGCTTCGACGCCGGTCCGGTTACCGGCACCGCCGACGTCTACTCGCTCACCTGTGTGCTCTACGAATCGCTCACCGGCGCACAGCCTTTCCCGTCCGACGGGATGAGCATGCTGATCCGGGCCCACCTTTCGCAGCCGCCGCCCCGGCCGAGTCGCCGGAATCCGCGGGTGCCAACGGCTTTGGATGAGGTGATCGCGCGCGGTATGGCGAAGGCGCCCGCCGGCCGGTATCCGACGGCGGGTGAGCTGGCCGCCGCGGCGCGCTCGGCGATCGACACCCCGCCCGCCGCGCCGACCGTCCGTACGCGACCGGCGGTGCCCGCCCCGCCGACGGCCAAATTCCTCGACCTCGGGGCCGCGCACCGGGCCGGATCGGTGAGTCATCCGGAACCGGCTCGGCCGCAGCGGATTTCCGGACCGCAGCCGATGCCGCCGCGCCCCGGCCTCGATCGCACGCCGCAGCCGAGCAGACCGGTGCCTCGACCGGGCCAACCCGGTTACGGGCAGCCCGGCCGGCAAAGGCCGAACCAACCGGTGCGCAATGATCCGACGCCGCCCGGTCCGGCGCGGCCGAGCGCGACGGAGATGAGCTGGCCCGCTATCCGAGTCGAGCCGGTGCGCGCGGAACCGCGTGCGGCGCAGGGGAATCGGCCGGGCCAGGCAGGCGATCCGAACCGGTCGGCAGCCCAGTCCAATCGTTCCGAGCCGCCGGGTAATTCGGCCGTGGCGCAGCCGAATTCGCATGCCGCGCAGCAGAATGCGGCGCAGCAGAACCAGAGCGGGCAGCGGCCGAACAGTGCCGCGGCTCAGGCGAATCGGTCGGAGCCATTCGGCGATGGCGCCGCGCCGCCGAATCAGACCGCCGCGCCGTCGAATTCGACCACCCGCGAGGCGACCGGTCCGCAACCCGTGCGGCCCAAGCGCCGAGTGCTGAAAACGCTGATCGGCCTGATCGTGATCGCCGCGCTGGTCGCGGCGGGCGTTGTCGGCTGGCTGCGGCTGCGACCCGCGCAGACGCCGACCCCGCCCGCCGAGCCGACGCACGTAGTGCAATTGCCCGCGAACGCACAGCCGTGCGCGAAGTTGTATCCGCAACCGGGCCGCTTCGCCTCCTCGGCCGTCGGCACCACGGTCACCTCGTGCCCGTTCGCCGAGGAGGTGCGCAAGGCGTTCAACGCGACCGGGGTCACCACGGGCTCCGTCACGGTCACCGCGCACAGCCCGGCCAAAGACCAGGACTACCAAATGATCTGCACGATGGGTGGCGACCTCGTCACCTGCAGCGGTGGCGAGAACGCCATCGTCTACCTCTACTGA
- a CDS encoding class A beta-lactamase-related serine hydrolase has product MVTSCAGNSGHGSTTETGITEAAAKTEQAGLAITVPGTLAAGFVELQAGVKGKIGMAIMPVGGDRAVSFGSWTSGPAWSTMKVPLTIAALRRNPATSTYAASNAITQSDNAAADVLWQSLGSSQEAAQAVEAVLREGGDTKTTVPATRTRSDASSFGQADWALTDQVRFASRLPCLPQSATVINLMEQITPQQRWGLGSFNNAEFKGGWGPDLQGAYLVRQFGLVPAANGEFAVAFAAQPDSGAFSDGMTLLDKMSALISQHMGELSGGKCPS; this is encoded by the coding sequence GTGGTCACTTCGTGCGCGGGGAACTCCGGGCACGGTTCGACGACCGAGACCGGCATCACCGAGGCGGCGGCCAAGACCGAACAGGCCGGGCTGGCGATCACCGTACCCGGCACGCTCGCAGCCGGTTTCGTCGAACTCCAGGCCGGGGTGAAGGGCAAGATCGGTATGGCGATCATGCCGGTCGGCGGCGATCGGGCGGTGTCCTTCGGCTCGTGGACCTCCGGGCCAGCCTGGTCCACCATGAAGGTTCCGCTCACCATCGCCGCACTGCGCCGCAACCCGGCCACCTCCACCTACGCCGCGTCGAATGCGATCACCCAGTCCGACAACGCCGCCGCCGACGTGCTGTGGCAGTCGCTCGGCAGCAGCCAGGAGGCCGCGCAGGCGGTGGAGGCGGTGCTGCGCGAGGGCGGCGACACCAAGACCACCGTGCCCGCCACCCGCACCAGATCCGACGCGTCCTCGTTCGGGCAGGCCGATTGGGCGCTCACCGACCAGGTCCGGTTCGCCTCGCGACTACCCTGCCTGCCGCAGTCGGCGACGGTGATCAACCTGATGGAACAGATCACCCCGCAGCAGCGGTGGGGCCTCGGCTCGTTCAACAACGCGGAGTTCAAGGGCGGCTGGGGTCCGGATCTACAGGGCGCCTACCTGGTCCGGCAGTTCGGGCTGGTGCCCGCCGCGAACGGTGAGTTCGCCGTCGCGTTCGCCGCGCAACCGGATTCGGGCGCGTTCTCCGACGGAATGACGTTGCTGGACAAGATGTCCGCGCTGATCTCCCAGCACATGGGCGAACTCAGCGGCGGTAAGTGCCCGAGCTGA